CGGCTTCCCCACGTACACCGTGGCCCGTCCGCTGGATAATCCATTCTTGCATAAGTGGCTCGAAGAGTTCCGCAGCAGCACCGGCCAGATCATCCTGCCGAAGCAGGGAAGCGCCCCGTACATCGAACAGGTGCTCAACCAAAACGGAACGCTGGCCCTCCTGTGCGATCAAAACGCCGGCCCCAAGGGGTGCTGGGTTGAATTCATGAACCGCCCGGCCTCGTACCACAAAGCGATCAGCGTCTTCTCGATGACCAGCGGTGCCCCACTGGTATTCCTCTACATGCGCCGCACCGGCGGCCCCATGCAATTCGAATTCGGCGTCGAAGGCATCTACGACCCCGCCACAGCAAGCGAAGCCAAAGGGGTGAAAGAAGTCACCCAGTGGTACAACGAAATGCTAGAGCGAGTCGTCCGCCGCGACCCCGAACAATACTGGTGGGTGCACAACCGCTGGAAAGACGAACGGCCAGCGAAGAAACGGGAACAGGAAGCGAAGCGACTGGCCGCGGAGAAGGTGGCTGCGGCTGCTTAGAACCTGCCCAATACACTCCGTGTGCCTCTGGACAGTGCAATGCGCCCTCAATCAATAGCCACTTGTGCCTTGAACTACTGGCCACCATACCGGCAACGACACCCAACAGCGACAACCCCAGGCCCACGTAGATAAGCTGCGGCATCCAGGGCGCGAACAGCCCCTCATACGTGATGATCGGTTGCCGCGACTTACTTCTATCCGCGTGCACGTGCAACACGGCCACTACCAGGACGACCGTCCCCAGGCCGCTGGCCAGCGGGGCCAGAAGGTGCCAGCCCAAGATGCTCGCGGTGCTCGATGCATGGGAAGGTTGAAAGGATTCGTGCGGAGACTGGTAAGGATTGTCGGTCATACCATCTTCGCCCCACGCCAAGAGCATGCCACCGCGTTTGTGGGCATGGCTCAGATTTGCTTCGATTCACGTTACTTCGTGATGTCGACTCGCACCAGCTTCATAATTCGCC
Above is a genomic segment from Blastopirellula marina containing:
- a CDS encoding lysophospholipid acyltransferase family protein — protein: MRPKLVVDYLVYLIVRLFICTVQATPLSVCAQVSKFLAWLASDVLKIRGKLVDSNLAHAFPELSPPERKKLARRSWYHLCLMVCEIAHAPRKLHDTNWHKHITMRNIHIQIEQALGRRPVVVLLGHFGNFEVMGYCTGMLGFPTYTVARPLDNPFLHKWLEEFRSSTGQIILPKQGSAPYIEQVLNQNGTLALLCDQNAGPKGCWVEFMNRPASYHKAISVFSMTSGAPLVFLYMRRTGGPMQFEFGVEGIYDPATASEAKGVKEVTQWYNEMLERVVRRDPEQYWWVHNRWKDERPAKKREQEAKRLAAEKVAAAA